Below is a window of Bernardetia sp. DNA.
ATACTTTTTGAGCAAAACAGGAACAGAAAAACGATTAGGTTCTAAATCCCACAAAAGTTTGTCTAATTGTGTCAAATCATGTGTACCTTCAAAAAGTGCGTCTGTATCCAATAAATTTAATTTTGGTTTGTAGGCTTTTCTTGGTTTGACAAAGCCAGCTAGTTTTTCATCATAAAAATAACGCTGAATAAACTGTACAATGAGTGTTCTTGAAGCCTCTGTATAATGACTACTAATACTGACTGGACCTACCAAATAACGATATTGAGGGTTTTGAAGTAAGAAAAATAAAATTCCCTTCCAAAGTAAAAACAAAGGAAGTCGTTTTTGTTGATATTCTTTTACAATAAACGAACGCCCAAGTTCTAAGGACTTTTCAAGGTAAGGTGTAAATTCATCCCTCATCTTGAAAAGACTTTCCAAATAAAACCCCTTTTTACCAAAACGACGCATAATTTTGTCGCCTCTACCAACACGGTACGCTCCTACAATTTTATGTTCGTCTTTGTCCCAAATAAATAAGTGATGATAATACAAATCAAACTCATCTAAATCTGTTTTCTTATTTGTCCCTTCTCCAACCTCTCTAAATGTAATTTCACGTAACCTTCCTATTTCACTCAAAATACTAGGAATTTGATTCGAATTGGCTACATAACCTTCATAATTTTGCTGAACAAAGAGTAGTTTATCTGCTTTTTTAAGATTTTCTACTTCTTTTATAAGTTTTTCCTTTGGATTTGCCTTTACAATTTCTTGAGGTTTGGAAGGAAATTTAAAAGAAGGATAATAAAACTTTTTCACTTCCATGGTTGAACCCAAGGCATACGTTTTGGCTCTCAAAAAACGTCCGAATCGCTCAATATCTTCAAAATCTTCTTGGCTTTTTAATGTTATAGGGTGTCCTATACGTATTCTGACTTCTTCATTTTTCTTGTTAAACATTTCACGAGGAATAGATGCTGTACGCAAAAGAGGATGTATTCTGCCAATCAGATGAAAAATACGGCTATTGCTTCCTTGAAAATAAACTGGAACTATCGGAACTTTAGCTTTTTTGATGAGTTTGAGCGCAGGCACTTGCCACTGACGGTCAGAAATAGTTTTTAGTTTAGGCTGATAACTAGATACTTCTCCAGCAGGAAAAATACCAAGTGGTTTGCCTTCACGTAGTTGTGTGAGAGCTGATTTCATTCCAG
It encodes the following:
- a CDS encoding lysophospholipid acyltransferase family protein; amino-acid sequence: MESNKNIETQNLESANEIKNLIDKADFIEATNLNKYHIELFAGLLMRALKLQQANDLYKAIATNEGLDFLKSFFEFLNIKTIVNEEELKRIPKEGAFITVSNHPFGLVDGLLLMRYLVEQREDFKVMGNFLLKRIERISKYVIPVNPLENHKEAYSSMAGMKSALTQLREGKPLGIFPAGEVSSYQPKLKTISDRQWQVPALKLIKKAKVPIVPVYFQGSNSRIFHLIGRIHPLLRTASIPREMFNKKNEEVRIRIGHPITLKSQEDFEDIERFGRFLRAKTYALGSTMEVKKFYYPSFKFPSKPQEIVKANPKEKLIKEVENLKKADKLLFVQQNYEGYVANSNQIPSILSEIGRLREITFREVGEGTNKKTDLDEFDLYYHHLFIWDKDEHKIVGAYRVGRGDKIMRRFGKKGFYLESLFKMRDEFTPYLEKSLELGRSFIVKEYQQKRLPLFLLWKGILFFLLQNPQYRYLVGPVSISSHYTEASRTLIVQFIQRYFYDEKLAGFVKPRKAYKPKLNLLDTDALFEGTHDLTQLDKLLWDLEPNRFSVPVLLKKYIQLNAKIISFNLDPKFNNALDGLMVLDINEVPEETIKNLNKEMELPS